One Oryza glaberrima chromosome 11, OglaRS2, whole genome shotgun sequence genomic region harbors:
- the LOC127755209 gene encoding uncharacterized protein LOC127755209 encodes MELVFYTSRGCLRSEAGRLWLWPLLVCLFSTLLLQEATSADPVKVSTTTIFPTISRGHTTKDFQVLLRVEAPPMADLKGHVPIDIVAVLDVSGSMGDPAMAASNFEKNKPPSRLDVLKEAIKFIIRKLDDGDRLSIVAFNDRPVKEYSTGLLDISGNGRRIAEKKVDWLEAQGGTALMPALEEAIRVLDSRSGDSRNRVGFIILLTDGDDTSGFRWSREAIHGAVGKYPVHTFGLGAAHNSEALLYIAQESRGTYSFVDDENMDKIAGALAVCLGGLKTVAAIDTRVSLKVAELSGARIERIDSGGYESHVACGGASGEVVVGVLYAGEVKNFIIHLHLPAASVSSLECGYCDAATVCDHHCRRRRHEQRLLEIGYSYRRAPDASAISIGGRGVFVQRPEEEVLLLSPMVLQHIVRFELLEIVAGFVESEIIILEKKTTTTTTEQLQRKWEEVRRAWQVLGVVELDGMEKEVDAIVSSLRRGLAYVSSWVSSHQMQRATAMGSPEKVAAGLMTPAMVSMVEEARRLPPPTAAKKKPGCDDDVQDMIGQRLELWSKVRREVPLMYEASASAEEEEEQQLVTAVFREASLEAIDRAMHRDVYLAVVHASNRKRCAGEEVADEAIIHRSDS; translated from the exons ATGGAGCTGGTTTTTTACACCTCGAGGGGATGTCTTCGATCCGAGGCAGGGCGGCTTTGGTTGTGGCCTCTGTTGGTGTGCCTATTCTCCACGCTACTGCTCCAAGAG GCGACGAGTGCAGATCCAGTGAAAGTGAGCACCACAACCATCTTCCCCACAATCTCACGAGGCCACACGACCAAGGATTTTCAGGTGTTACTGCGCGTCGAGGCACCACCAATGGCGGATCTCAAGGGCCATGTCCCCATAGACATCGTCGCGGTGCTCGATGTCAGCGGCAGCATGGGTGATCCGGCAATGGCGGCCTCCAACTTCGAGAAGAACAAGCCACCGTCGAGGCTGGATGTGCTGAAGGAGGCCATAAAGTTCATCATCAGGAAACTTGACGACGGAGATCGTCTCTCCATCGTGGCATTTAACGATCGACCTGTCAAAGAATATAGCACCGGTTTATTGGACATCTCCGGTAATGGCCGGAGAATTGCTGAAAAGAAGGTTGACTGGCTCGAGGCCCAGGGAGGCACTGCACTTATGCCAGCCCTGGAGGAGGCCATCAGG GTATTGGACAGTCGGTCCGGTGACAGCCGGAACCGCGTAGGCTTCATCATCCTCCTGACTGACGGCGACGACACGAGCGGGTTCCGGTGGAGCCGCGAGGCCATCCATGGCGCCGTCGGCAAGTACCCCGTGCACACCTTCGGCTTGGGCGCGGCGCACAACTCGGAGGCGCTGCTCTACATCGCGCAAGAATCGCGCGGCACCTACTCCTTCGTCGACGACGAGAACATGGACAAGAtcgccggcgccctcgccgtGTGCCTCGGCGGCCTCAagaccgtcgccgccatcgacaCGCGCGTCAGCCTCAAGGTCGCCGAGCTAAGCGGCGCGCGGATAGAGCGCATCGACTCCGGTGGCTACGAGAGCCACGTCGCGTGCGGCGGGGCCTCGGgggaggtcgtcgtcggcgtcctctACGCCGGCGAGGTGAAGAACTTCATCATCCATCTGCACCTGCCTGCTGCGTCGGTGTCATCTTTGGAGTGCGGCTACTGCGACGCCGCAACCGTCTGTGACCaccattgtcgtcgtcgtcgtcatgagCAGCGACTGCTCGAGATCGGCTACTCCTACCGCCGCGCTCCGGATGCCTCAGCGATATCCATCGGTGGGCGTGGCGTGTTCGTCCAaaggccggaggaggaggtgctccTCCTCTCGCCCATGGTGCTGCAACACATTGTCCGGTTCGAGCTGCTGGAGATCGTGGCCGGCTTCGTCGAGAGCGAGATCATCATCTTGGAGAAGaaaacgacgacgacgacgacggagcagCTGCAGCGTAAGTGGGAGGAGGTCCGGCGAGCCTGGCAGGTCTTGGGCGTCGTCGAGCTGGACGGCATGGAGAAGGAGGTGGACGCCATTGTGAGCAGCCTGAGGAGGGGACTAGCCTACGTCAGCTCGTGGGTGTCGAGCCACCAGATGCAGCGCGCCACCGCCATGggctcgccggagaaggtggcggcggggttgatgacgccggcgatggtgagcatggtggaggaggcgcggaggctgccgccgccgacagccGCGAAGAAGAAGCCCGGGTGCGACGATGATGTGCAGGACATGATCGGGCAGCGGCTGGAGCTGTGGTCGAAGGTGAGGCGGGAGGTGCCGCTGATGTACGAggcatcggcgtcggcggaggaggaggaggagcagcagctggTGACCGCCGTGTTCCGGGAGGCGTCGCTGGAGGCCATCGACCGCGCCATGCACCGCGACGTGTACCTG GCCGTGGTGCACGCGAGCAACCGGAAGCGATGCGCCGGGGAAGAAGTAGCAGATGAAGCAATCATTCATCGATcagacagctag
- the LOC127754130 gene encoding disease resistance protein Pik-2-like: MEHVVGASEATMRSLLTKLGGLLSQEYALIRGVRGDIQYIRDELTSMQAFIRDLSGAPEGKGDDHDHRMKDWMKQIRDVTYDIEDCIDDFAHRLSHDPGGDYLCGFVVSRVYEILTWWPRRDIASNIAELKMRAQQIGERRTRYGVENPQKGENKSGPATIGFDAAENQHTNLELVGVRERLVGVEAYMEELKIWVTNENFQDGVLSVLGFGGVGKTTIATALYRQLGDQFDRRAMVTVSQSSDVEAILRIILEQVMPQSKDGQEQHGGHASQKKPLHQALISYLDPLMPKALRRQRLGGSNSNSMREGKLLKLACLPRASTLDRHYDNDPQDDNDAAAAGSSETVVLTTATGPPKGTGTSDEKPSAIAAIRGAFMPWDRRRHPPQDDKGGSTSGSGKEFINIQTVKRDGLSKLLQEHLNEKRYFLLIDDVWSATTWEQIRKHLPTDKQSYRIIVTTRFQAVATACKRKENDHIHKVDVLRGEKPEKLFNEVESESRISRDGEQKERDGQKKEVDGEQKQIDGQKKEVDGKQKQIDGQQKDTVCPRRIWEMCSGLPLAIVTMAGHVACNSDKDETHWLNVCKSLVPESGRDLTQEGVTRILGHCYNDMPAELRTCSLYLSIFPKGSKIRRKQLTRRWIAEGFVSEKQGLSVEDVAEACFNHLVRRKIIRSVEHSSNGKVKNCQVHDMVLEYIVSKASEENFVTVVGGYWLMPPPSSKVRRLAIQSGDCKRGSGTDSMNLSHVRSLTMFGDLSQLPSNSFKFGIVQVLDLQGCKGFKQHHTKELCNMLLIKYLSLRKTDINKLPKKIGKLQYLETLDIRETNVTKLPRSVCQLERVANILGGNKRTRKALKLPAEDVKKTIKSPWGKEATKESGGKKTMKTLRILSGIEIVGESTEEGDFHHLTDLRKLAIYKLNVRRGDKPFENLISSIEYLGGYSLHTLIIDDVSSEFLESLGDLSSPPKFLKSLELSGKLVELPRWITQLEELTKLTLSVTVLRTDNLRSISQLKKLFSLTFSLSGSKPDPQSTAILEENKNYSDGEILVPAGGFENLKLLRFSAPLLPLLSFQEKAMPSLERLELRFRIFEGLFGMQNLEILKEVHLRVNYRAGEVTKSIVQNVATQVKKEATKSVATEANKENVASATNKEGTEFIIENVTLEANEATAAMKEATTSTVENVATEGNKENVTTDTNKENVATAEKKEVKGPIIIVDQYYD, encoded by the exons ATGGAGCATGTGGTGGGTGCTTCGGAGGCCACCATGAGGTCTCTGCTGACCAAGCTCGGGGGCTTGCTCTCCCAGGAGTACGCTCTCATCCGTGGCGTCCGGGGAGACATCCAGTACATCCGCGACGAGCTGACGAGCATGCAGGCGTTCATCCGCGACCTGAGCGGCGCGCCGGAGGGCAAAGGCGACGACCACGACCACCGGATGAAGGACTGGATGAAGCAGATCCGCGACGTCACCTACGACATCGAGGActgcatcgacgacttcgcgcACCGCCTCTCCCACGACCCCGGCGGCGACTACCTGTGCGGCTTCGTCGTGTCCAGGGTGTACGAGATCCTCACATGGTGGCCGCGCCGCGACATCGCTTCCAACATCGCGGAGCTCAAGATGCGGGCGCAGCAGATCGGCGAGCGGCGCACGAGGTACGGCGTCGAGAACCCCCAAAAGGGAGAGAACAAATCTGGTCCAGCCACCATTGGATTTGATGCCGCCGAGAACCAGCACACAAACCTTGAGCTGGTCGGCGTGAGGGAGCGCCTGGTGGGAGTGGAGGCCTACATGGAGGAGCTGAAGATTTGGGTGACGAACGAGAATTTCCAAGACGGCGTGCTGTCCGTCCTCGGATTCGGAGGGGTGGGGAAGACAACCATCGCCACGGCACTGTACCGGCAACTCGGCGATCAATTTGACCGCCGGGCGATGGTCACGGTGTCTCAGAGCTCCGACGTTGAGGCCATCTTAAGAATCATACTGGAGCAAGTCATGCCGCAGTCCAAGGATGGTCAGGAGCAGCATGGTGGTCACGCCTCCCAGAAGAAGCCTCTCCATCAGGCACTCATCAGCTACCTGGATCCTCTCATGCCCAAGGCCCTCCGGCGCCAGCGCCTAGGAGGAAGCAACTCCAACTCCATGAGAGAGGGGAAGCTACTAAAGCTAGCGTGTCTCCCGAGAGCTTCCACCCTGGATCGCCACTATGACAACGATCCGCAGGACGACAAcgatgctgccgccgccggctcatCTGAGACAGTAGTATTAACCACTGCAACTGGCCCCCCGAAAGGCACGGGCACCTCCGATGAAAAGCCTAGTGCCATTGCTGCCATACGGGGTGCCTTCATGCCCTGGGATCGCCGTCGCCACCCACCGCAGGATGACAAAGGTGGTAGCACCTCAGGCTCCGGGAAGGAGTTTATTAACATTCAAACAGTGAAGCGTGACGGTCTCTCAAAATTGCTCCAGGAGCACCTAAATGAAAAAAG GTATTTCCTATTAATTGACGATGTGTGGTCTGCCACAACTTGGGAGCAGATCAGGAAGCACTTGCCTACAGATAAACAAAGCTACAGAATAATAGTTACCACAAGGTTTCAAGCTGTTGCTACCGCATGTAAAAGGAAAGAAAATGACCACATTCACAAAGTGGATGTTCTTCGCGGAGAAAAACCCGAAAAACTCTTCAATGAAGTCGAGTCCGAATCCAGAATCAGCAGAGATGGTgaacagaaagagagagatggtcAAAAGAAAGAGGTAGATGGTGAACAGAAACAGATAGATGGACAAAAGAAAGAGGTAGATGGAAAACAGAAACAGATAGATGGCCAACAGAAAGATACAGTGTGTCCGCGCAGGATCTGGGAAATGTGCAGCGGGCTTCCATTGGCCATTGTCACTATGGCTGGTCACGTGGCCTGCAACTCAGACAAAGATGAGACACATTGGCTTAATGTCTGTAAATCTCTAGTTCCAGAGTCGGGCAGAGATCTGACACAGGAGGGTGTTACCAGAATACTTGGTCATTGCTACAATGATATGCCTGCCGAGCTGAGGACTTGCTCTCTGTACCTGAGCATATTCCCGAAAGGCAGCAAGATTAGGAGGAAGCAGTTGACAAGGCGATGGATAGCAGAAGGCTTTGTCAGTGAGAAGCAGGGGCTGAGTGTGGAGGATGTTGCGGAGGCATGCTTCAACCATCTCGTGAGGAGGAAGATCATACGTTCCGTGGAGCACAGCAGCAACGGCAAGGTGAAGAACTGCCAAGTTCATGACATGGTTCTCGAGTACATCGTGTCCAAGGCGAGTGAAGAGAACTTCGTCACGGTGGTTGGAGGGTATTGGCTCATGCCGCCACCCAGCAGCAAAGTGCGCAGGCTGGCCATCCAAAGTGGTGATTGCAAACGTGGCAGTGGCACTGACAGCATGAACTTGTCTCATGTCCGATCACTGACCATGTTTGGAGACCTGAGCCAGCTGCCATCCAATTCATTCAAGTTCGGAATTGTTCAAGTGCTTGATCTCCAAGGTTGCAAGGGTTTCAAACAGCATCATACCAAGGAGTTATGCAATATGCTTCTAATCAAGTATCTAAGCCTCCGAAAGACTGACATTAATAAGCTTCCTAAAAAGATTGGGAAGCTACAGTATTTAGAGACCCTTGACATAAGGGAGACAAATGTGACGAAGCTGCCTAGAAGTGTCTGCCAGCTTGAGCGAGTGGCTAACATACTTGGTGGCAACAAACGAACAAGGAAGGCATTGAAGCTCCCTGCTGAAGATGTCAAGAAAACAATCAAGTCGCCTTGGGGAAAAGAAGCAACGAAGGAGTCCGGCGgtaaaaaaacaatgaagacCCTGCGCATTCTGTCAGGTATTGAGATAGTCGGAGAATCGACTGAAGAAGGAGACTTCCACCACCTGACTGATCTAAGGAAGCTCGCCATCTACAAGCTCAACGTCAGAAGAGGAGATAAACCTTTTGAGAATCTAATATCCTCCATCGAGTACCTCGGTGGCTACTCTCTGCACACCCTCATAATCGACGACGTCTCATCGGAGTTTCTGGAATCACTAGGTGATCTTTCTTCCCCTCCCAAGTTTCTCAAGTCCCTCGAGCTGTCCGGCAAGTTGGTTGAGCTCCCCAGATGGATCACACAACTTGAAGAACTCACAAAGTTGACTCTTTCGGTGACAGTTCTACGGACAGATAACTTGAGAAGCATCAGCCAATTGAAGAAACTGTTCTCTCTCACTTTTTCCCTTTCAGGCTCAAAGCCTGATCCACAGTCAACAGCCATTCTTGAGGAGAACAAGAACTACTCTGATGGGGAGATCTTAGTTCCAGCAGGAGGATTTGAGAATCTCAAGCTCCTTCGTTTCTCTGCTCCTCTCCTGCCCTTGCTGAGCTTTCAGGAGAAGGCTATGCCAAGCCTTGAGAGACTGGAGCTACGGTTCAGGATTTTCGAGGGACTTTTTGGCATGCAAAACCTGGAAATCCTAAAAGAGGTGCATCTCCGAGTAAATTACAGAGCAGGTGAGGTCACCAAGTCCATCGTACAAAATGTGGCAACTCAAGTGAAGAAAGAGGCCACCAAAAGTGTGGCAACTGAAGCGAATAAAGAAAATGTAGCATCTGCAACGAACAAAGAGGGCACTGAGTTCATCATAGAAAATGTGACACTTGAAGCAAATGAAGCTACTGCCGCGATGAAAGAGGCCACCACGTCAACCGTAGAAAATGTGGCAACTGAAGGGAATAAAGAAAATGTGACAACTGACACGAATAAAGAAAATGTGGCAACTGCAGAGAAGAAAGAGGTCAAGGGGCCCATAATAATTGTTGATCAGTATTACGACTGA
- the LOC127755547 gene encoding disease resistance protein PIK5-NP-like — MSEAIALAMSKIKTCLETEASFKNAMFKLSKKDKLVKELLEKIKQIEEQLDITNDFIQEQISTVNLGDPLDESWIATVRRLAFIVEDVMEKYLYYAHQLQEEGSQKHPVKRSSYVDVFNKVGQVMDKINYHIGHLLSIREQSKLAPQLVPYSPYPDSEGQPELIGTNGPFNVLLKFLKHGEDEAVLQPKVLSMLGIGGIGKTALVSKVYRMLREEFQRHASVTVSKMPDMKRVLFDVLDQIGLRKYPTSLNENQVIAQIGQDLKDKRYLIVIDDLWDMQHWKTIKDALPDANYGSRLIVTTRLNNIAETCSSGQHDLTYKVMPLAHQDSRTLFLKEILGHEGSCSDAPVFDEILKMFGGMPSALKCIGSFLRNKLVTTESQKIMMSSLHSELENFPSWQKLKKSLFLSCCGPSQTLEVCSLYLSTLPDNHKIERGILTRKWISEGIILKENDLSINGVANKCFEELINRNVIQQVDNSFGEETYEIHFLMHHVLRQIARERNFATFLSDNILISCKEPIHRLSFHCSKLRISIDKGDIQIISDSGDSNKKPKSLSLARSITLCGYAKPVSFKLLEHLHVLDLEGCWNVDNSSLDDICRMILLQYLSLKKTRITVLPPQIENLRGLKTLAVTQTEIAELPLQIGKLPDLETLDVRHTQVKEIPKELVQLRKLVCLLFGQSGFHGGVKFPVGGNPSKSLKVLGAIDSTQCSASFMGELSSLTGLTELSVVCYDGTKGKECNLRMMNSIFKFSNLESLTIYGDFILGNEVPALQNPPKLQKLKVAGRCLSVPGWIDKFSNVTLLDIRVCSLEESDLKILCKMSSLQRLVLTQVHMPIKQLEITKEASFSKLNGFTFDCRVPWVTFKEEAMPSLQYLELKLYAGPAGKIPSGITCLPCLTKVILRYSAHYQSSASVQDTISKMRKESSEHPNMIVLSQNGEHEIFPQNAVSRNGEHEIVLVNAVDGMHQD, encoded by the exons ATGTCTGAAGCGATAGCCCTTGCAATGTCAAAGATTAAAACCTGTTTAGAGACTGAAGCTTCATTCAAGAACGCAATGTTCAAGCTATCTAAAAAGGATAAGCTTGTCAAGGAATTGCTGGAAAAGATCAAACAAATAGAGGAGCAATTGGATATCACCAATGATTTCATCCAAGAGCAGATAAGCACAGTCAACCTTGGTGACCCATTAGATGAGAGTTGGATTGCCACAGTGAGGAGGCTGGCCTTCATTGTTGAGGATGTAATGGAGAAGTACTTGTATTATGCTCATCAACTGCAGGAAGAGGGGTCACAGAAGCACCCTGTCAAAAGGTCAAGCTATGTCGATGTTTTCAATAAAGTTGGTCAGGTGATGGACAAGATAAATTATCACATTGGGCACCTTTTAAGCATCAGAGAGCAGAGTAAGCTTGCACCGCAGCTTGTTCCTTACTCACCATACCCCGATTCAGAGGGCCAACCGGAGCTCATTGGCACCAATGGCCCATTTAATGTACTACTGAAATTTCTGAAGCATGGTGAGGACGAAGCTGTGCTGCAACCCAAGGTTCTATCCATGCTTGGAATTGGTGGAATTGGTAAAACCGCACTTGTGTCAAAGGTGTATCGAATGCTTCGAGAAGAATTTCAGAGGCATGCTTCTGTGACAGTGTCCAAGATGCCTGATATGAAGAGGGTCTTATTTGATGTATTAGACCAAATTGGCCTGCGGAAGTATCCAACTAGTTTGAACGAAAATCAAGTCATTGCTCAAATTGGACAAGACCTAAAGGATAAGAG GTACCTCATTGTAATTGATGATTTATGGGATATGCAACATTGGAAGACTATCAAGGATGCCTTGCCTGATGCCAATTATGGTAGCAGATTGATAGTTACAACTCGTCTAAACAACATAGCCGAAACATGTAGCTCTGGCCAGCATGATTTGACGTATAAGGTCATGCCTCTTGCTCACCAGGACTCCAGAACATTGTTTCTCAAGGAAATTTTGGGCCATGAGGGCAGTTGCTCAGATGCACCAGTTTTTgatgaaattttgaaaatgttTGGTGGTATGCCTTCAGCACTAAAATGTATTGGCTCATTTCTGCGCAACAAGTTAGTCACAACTGAGTCTCAGAAGATCATGATGAGTTCTTTGCATTCTGAACTTGAGAATTTTCCTAGTTGGCAGAAATTGAAAAAATCTCTTTTCCTCAGTTGCTGTGGTCCTTCCCAAACTCTGGAGGTTTGCTCATTGTACTTAAGTACATTACCAGACAATCATAAGATTGAGAGGGGTATTTTGACTAGGAAATGGATTTCTGAAGGAATTATCCTTAAAGAGAATGACCTTAGTATTAACGGAGTGGCGAATAAATGCTTTGAGGAACTAATCAATAGGAATGTGATTCAGCAAGTGGACAACAGTTTTGGGGAGGAAACCTATGAAATCCACTTTCTGATGCACCATGTTCTTAGGCAGATAGCACGAGAAAGGAATTTTGCTACCTTCCTTTCTGATAATATTTTGATATCATGCAAGGAGCCTATCCATCGCCTCTCATTTCACTGTTCTAAGTTAAGAATCTCGATTGATAAAGGTGATATTCAGATTATTTCGGATTCAGGAGATTCAAATAAAAAACCTAAGAGTCTATCGCTTGCTCGCTCCATAACTCTATGTGGTTATGCAAAGCCAGTTTCTTTTAAGCTTTTGGAGCACCTGCACGTGTTGGATCTGGAAGGTTGCTGGAATGTGGACAACTctagtttggatgatatatgCCGCATGATCCTGCTGCAGTACCTAAGTCTGAAGAAAACACGAATAACTGTGCTACCTCCACAGATTGAGAATCTAAGAGGTCTCAAGACACTGGCTGTAACCCAAACCGAAATCGCAGAACTCCCACTGCAAATTGGGAAGTTGCCAGATTTGGAGACTCTGGATGTAAGGCATACACAGGTCAAAGAGATACCGAAGGAACTTGTTCAACTTCGTAAATTGGTGTGTTTGCTTTTTGGTCAAAGTGGTTTTCACGGCGGAGTGAAGTTCCCTGTGGGAGGTAATCCTTCAAAGTCACTTAAGGTGCTGGGTGCCATCGATTCAACACAATGCTCAGCAAGTTTCATGGGGGAGCTTAGTAGTTTGACAGGGCTGACGGAGCTTTCAGTAGTGTGCTATGACGGGACCAAGGGCAAGGAGTGTAATCTTCGTATGATGAATTCTATATTCAAATTTAGCAATCTTGAATCCCTGACAATTTATGGTGATTTCATTTTGGGCAATGAAGTTCCTGCACTCCAGAATCCTCCTAAACTTCAGAAGTTGAAGGTGGCCGGAAGATGTTTGAGTGTTCCTGGTTGGATTGATAAATTCAGCAATGTTACCCTTCTAGATATCAGGGTTTGCAGCCTAGAAGAGAGTGATCTGAAGATACTTTGCAAGATGAGCTCCCTGCAGAGACTTGTGTTAACACAGGTTCACATGCCAATAAAACAACTAGAAATCACAAAGGAAGCAAGTTTTAGCAAACTAAATGGTTTCACATTTGATTGCCGTGTGCCTTGGGTAACCTTTAAAGAAGAAGCTATGCCAAGTCTGCAATACCTCGAACTGAAGCTTTATGCTGGCCCAGCGGGTAAAATTCCTTCAGGTATTACATGCCTACCATGTCTCACAAAGGTTATCCTCCGGTACTCGGCACATTACCAAAGCAGTGCTAGTGTACAGGATACAATTTCTAAAATGAGAAAAGAAAGCAGTGAGCATCCCAATATGATCGTGCTTTCTCAAAATGGTGAGCATGAGATTTTCCCACAAAATGCTGTTTCTCGAAATGGCGAACACGAGATTGTCCTGGTCAATGCTGTTGATGGCATGCATCAGGATTAG